A DNA window from Cobetia marina contains the following coding sequences:
- a CDS encoding murein hydrolase activator EnvC family protein: MPDSPLQGAPSGVPGASPGPDACLASGPGRRYRFFKRRSPVSGVVLSACLLLMTPLLAPSSALAADSSATLTQKKQASEADLKRLKHEIQAMQGELKATAARRSDTRNGLEKIERQLNETRQQTGRLEDERDDITQQLTRLTRQRETLIQQQTAQKAAVAEEMAALYRLGRQPELKLLLNQDDPARLERLQVYLNHLSDSRRQALERLARLDASLASTRASLLARQTRLEEVQQGLKQQASKLMAQQNERAALLRTLDARYASHEAKIAELDQDRAHANQMIQTLEKRLKAIKSAPPPRTRITRAMGKMDWPAPGRVISAYGGGEGVNRDGVLIQASQGTPVTAPHAGRVVFADWMRGYGNLLIIDHGDNVLTLYAHLASFSVGPGDSLSRGQQLGSVGSSGGRDGAALYFEVRRAGKPVNPQRWLSSR; this comes from the coding sequence GTGCCTGATAGCCCCTTGCAGGGCGCGCCGAGTGGCGTACCCGGCGCCTCCCCCGGTCCGGATGCCTGTCTGGCATCCGGACCGGGCAGACGCTACCGATTCTTCAAACGCCGGAGCCCTGTCTCCGGCGTTGTGCTGTCTGCCTGCCTGCTGCTCATGACTCCGCTGCTGGCCCCCTCCTCGGCACTGGCCGCGGACAGCAGCGCGACCCTGACCCAGAAGAAGCAAGCCTCCGAAGCCGACCTCAAGCGTCTCAAGCACGAGATACAGGCGATGCAGGGCGAGCTGAAGGCCACTGCCGCGCGGCGCAGCGATACGCGCAATGGCCTGGAGAAGATCGAGCGCCAGCTCAACGAGACTCGCCAGCAGACCGGCAGACTCGAGGATGAGCGCGACGACATCACGCAGCAACTGACCAGGCTCACGCGCCAGCGTGAGACCCTCATCCAGCAGCAGACGGCGCAGAAGGCTGCCGTGGCCGAGGAGATGGCCGCCCTGTATCGGCTGGGTCGCCAACCCGAATTGAAGCTGCTGCTCAATCAGGATGATCCGGCGCGTCTCGAACGCCTGCAGGTCTATCTGAATCACTTGAGCGATTCGCGCCGGCAGGCGCTTGAGCGCCTCGCCAGACTGGATGCCTCACTGGCCAGTACCCGCGCCAGTCTACTGGCACGCCAGACACGACTGGAGGAGGTGCAGCAAGGCCTCAAGCAGCAAGCCAGCAAACTGATGGCCCAGCAGAATGAGCGCGCCGCTCTGCTGCGCACCCTGGATGCCCGCTATGCCAGCCATGAGGCGAAGATCGCCGAGCTGGATCAGGACCGCGCCCATGCCAACCAGATGATCCAGACGCTCGAGAAGCGCCTCAAGGCCATCAAGAGTGCCCCGCCCCCCAGGACACGCATCACGCGTGCGATGGGCAAGATGGACTGGCCGGCCCCCGGGCGGGTCATCTCGGCCTATGGCGGGGGAGAAGGCGTCAATCGTGATGGCGTGCTGATCCAGGCGTCCCAGGGCACGCCTGTGACGGCGCCGCATGCCGGTCGTGTCGTCTTCGCGGACTGGATGCGCGGCTACGGCAACCTGTTGATCATCGACCACGGCGACAACGTGCTGACGCTCTACGCACATCTGGCAAGCTTCAGCGTCGGCCCCGGTGACAGCCTGTCACGCGGCCAGCAGCTGGGGAGTGTCGGCAGCAGTGGTGGCCGTGACGGTGCCGCGCTGTATTTCGAAGTACGCCGCGCCGGCAAGCCCGTCAACCCGCAACGCTGGCTGTCGAGCCGCTGA
- a CDS encoding 5-formyltetrahydrofolate cyclo-ligase produces MLKPPAARAALANHYSPPSLSRDVTLWPLSSELDHPTADRRALRRLLRQRRRQLTAPERRNAEQALLRRLKRLPELLRARDIALYLPNDGEIDATRLCRWLQRRGARVYLPVLRPFAVNSLWFVRYDDHTPLVSNRFGIAEPDTRFGAHKGRRLPAWALDIVLMPLVGFDEAGARIGMGGGFYDRSFAFTRRAGPRPRLIGLAHHCQKVPALPVQAWDIPLDAIVSDREIVRPGRRHGNTSS; encoded by the coding sequence ATGCTCAAACCCCCTGCGGCTCGCGCCGCCCTCGCGAATCACTATTCGCCTCCCTCGCTTTCACGTGATGTCACGCTCTGGCCATTGTCCAGCGAGCTTGATCACCCCACTGCGGATCGCCGCGCCCTGAGACGCTTGCTACGCCAACGGCGACGCCAGTTGACGGCCCCCGAGCGCCGTAATGCCGAGCAGGCCCTGTTGCGACGACTGAAGCGTCTGCCGGAACTGCTGCGTGCCCGGGACATCGCCCTGTACCTGCCCAATGATGGCGAGATCGACGCCACCCGTCTGTGCCGATGGCTGCAACGTCGGGGAGCACGCGTCTATCTACCGGTCCTGCGACCCTTCGCGGTCAACTCACTCTGGTTCGTCCGCTACGACGACCATACCCCACTGGTGAGCAATCGCTTCGGCATCGCCGAACCTGACACGCGCTTCGGAGCCCACAAGGGCCGACGCCTGCCGGCCTGGGCATTGGATATCGTGCTGATGCCGCTGGTGGGGTTCGATGAGGCTGGCGCACGGATCGGCATGGGGGGCGGTTTCTATGACCGCAGCTTCGCCTTCACCCGTCGCGCCGGGCCAAGACCGAGGTTGATCGGCCTCGCCCATCACTGTCAGAAGGTGCCGGCCTTGCCGGTACAAGCCTGGGACATACCGCTGGATGCCATCGTCAGTGATCGCGAGATCGTGCGCCCAGGCCGCAGGCATGGGAACACATCGTCATGA
- a CDS encoding cell division protein ZapA, with translation MSDSTTPRNTTEISLLGRSYTVSCQPGEEDGLTRAAAYLDLAMQGIQQRGNTISADKVALMAALNISHELINSRDSERAMQQDFETRLTALDRQLDAALKQVPAESVQRAKARADEAKNA, from the coding sequence ATGAGCGACTCCACGACTCCCCGCAATACCACCGAGATCAGCCTGCTCGGCCGCAGCTATACCGTCAGCTGCCAACCCGGCGAGGAAGATGGTTTGACCCGTGCGGCGGCCTACCTGGATCTCGCCATGCAAGGCATCCAGCAACGTGGCAATACCATCAGTGCCGACAAGGTCGCCCTGATGGCCGCGCTCAACATCTCTCACGAACTGATCAACAGCCGCGACAGCGAACGCGCCATGCAGCAGGATTTCGAGACACGCCTCACGGCGCTGGATCGCCAGCTGGATGCGGCCCTCAAGCAGGTACCAGCCGAGTCTGTCCAACGTGCGAAGGCGCGTGCTGATGAAGCAAAAAACGCTTGA
- the pepP gene encoding Xaa-Pro aminopeptidase — MIVPEILPAPAALTADDFSARRQRLMTQLPSDAAVLVLSSGLAQRNRDSGFTFRQNSDFHYLTGWPEPEAALLLLPGRAEGESVLFCQEKDPLAEAWTGIRIGAEGAVTQAGFDQAFTNDQREDVMAGLLDGRGRLFVLFEDDEALALAQSLREELAAAVRRGARPPVAFEDLAPLLHEQRLIKDERELALMRHAAEISARAHIRAMRASRPGLHEYHLQAEIEHEFQWQGAPAPAYTSIVGGGVNACVLHYIENRAPLIDGELVLIDAGAEYALYAGDITRTFPVNGHFSEPQKRLYEIVLKAQERAVAAVVPGATLVGIHQQVVHDLTAGLVELGLLQGEVEALIADEAYRRFYLHSTSHWLGLDVHDVGSYRENGEPRPLLPGMVLTVEPGLYVPDASDIPAEYRGIGIRIEDDVVVTADGHEVLSATVPKSVEAIEALMREGA, encoded by the coding sequence ATGATCGTCCCTGAAATCCTGCCTGCGCCGGCGGCGCTGACTGCTGATGACTTCTCGGCGCGTCGCCAGCGTCTGATGACGCAGCTGCCTAGTGATGCCGCGGTACTGGTGTTGTCGTCCGGCCTGGCACAGCGCAATCGTGACAGTGGGTTCACCTTCCGTCAGAACAGTGACTTTCATTACCTGACCGGCTGGCCGGAACCGGAAGCGGCATTGTTGCTGTTGCCGGGGCGCGCGGAAGGCGAGAGCGTACTGTTCTGTCAGGAAAAGGATCCGCTGGCGGAAGCCTGGACCGGTATCCGTATCGGTGCCGAAGGGGCCGTGACGCAGGCGGGATTCGACCAGGCCTTCACCAATGATCAGCGTGAGGATGTCATGGCCGGTCTGCTGGATGGCCGTGGGCGTCTCTTCGTGCTGTTCGAGGACGACGAAGCCTTGGCGCTGGCGCAATCGCTGCGCGAGGAGCTGGCCGCGGCCGTGCGTCGTGGTGCCCGCCCGCCGGTCGCCTTTGAAGACCTCGCCCCGCTGTTGCATGAGCAGCGCCTGATCAAGGATGAGCGTGAGCTGGCGCTGATGCGTCACGCGGCGGAGATTTCCGCTCGCGCCCACATCCGTGCCATGCGGGCCAGCCGCCCCGGGCTGCACGAGTATCATCTGCAGGCCGAGATCGAGCATGAATTCCAGTGGCAGGGCGCCCCGGCACCCGCGTATACCAGCATCGTCGGTGGTGGCGTGAATGCCTGCGTGCTCCATTACATCGAGAACCGTGCTCCGCTGATCGATGGCGAGCTGGTGCTGATCGATGCTGGCGCGGAGTACGCACTCTATGCCGGCGACATCACCCGTACCTTCCCCGTCAATGGCCACTTCAGCGAGCCCCAGAAGCGTCTCTACGAGATCGTGCTCAAGGCCCAGGAACGTGCAGTGGCCGCCGTGGTGCCGGGAGCGACGTTGGTGGGCATTCACCAACAGGTGGTGCATGACCTGACCGCCGGCCTCGTCGAACTGGGCCTGCTGCAAGGTGAAGTGGAGGCGTTGATCGCCGATGAGGCCTATCGCCGCTTCTATCTGCACTCCACCTCGCACTGGCTGGGACTGGATGTGCACGATGTCGGCAGTTACCGCGAGAACGGTGAGCCGCGTCCGTTGCTGCCCGGCATGGTGCTGACGGTCGAGCCGGGGCTTTATGTGCCGGACGCCAGTGACATTCCAGCCGAGTATCGAGGGATCGGGATTCGCATCGAGGACGATGTGGTGGTCACCGCGGACGGGCACGAAGTGCTGAGCGCCACGGTTCCCAAATCCGTCGAGGCCATCGAGGCACTGATGCGCGAAGGAGCCTGA
- a CDS encoding S41 family peptidase, with translation MSASSSFRPAPRRLRQLAVSVPLSLVLLGGGVPAHAEDARQGAMPASSSESANGLPLEELRTFAEVFERIKRTYVDEVDDRTLLKNAMRGMLAGLDPHSAYLDQDDWQDLRENTDGEFGGIGIEVGMEEDGQLTIIAPIDDTPASRAGLQPRDVILKIDDTPMEGLSMTESVKLMRGEEGSTIRLLVLSEGADMPREVVLKRAIIKSSSVSQRLLEPGYGYLRVSQFQSATGDEAKRALAELREESGDVALKGLVLDLRNNPGGLLSAAVEISDLFLTSGRIVYTEGRLPDSELSFSARAETPAGDTPLVVLINGGTASAAEIVSGALQDQRRAIIMGTESFGKGSVQNVMPLGNGDGLKLTTALYFTPNGRSIQAEGIRPDVEVVRGRLERDTRRDFSVREADLDGRLDNANGDSSTPSSKAPDSPVVAESDYQLGEALNLLKGMNVLGRSAALKATLPATSEQ, from the coding sequence ATGTCCGCATCGTCGTCATTCCGTCCTGCCCCGCGTCGCCTGCGTCAGCTGGCGGTCAGCGTGCCGCTGAGCCTTGTTCTGCTGGGCGGCGGAGTGCCGGCCCATGCTGAAGATGCGCGGCAGGGAGCCATGCCTGCCTCCTCCAGCGAATCGGCCAATGGCCTGCCGCTGGAGGAACTGCGCACCTTTGCCGAAGTCTTCGAGCGCATCAAGCGCACCTATGTGGATGAAGTGGATGACCGCACGCTGCTCAAGAATGCCATGCGTGGCATGCTGGCAGGGCTGGACCCGCACTCGGCGTATCTGGATCAGGATGACTGGCAGGACCTGCGCGAGAACACCGATGGGGAATTCGGCGGTATCGGCATCGAGGTCGGCATGGAGGAGGATGGCCAGCTGACCATCATCGCCCCCATCGACGACACCCCGGCCTCACGTGCCGGCCTCCAACCACGTGACGTGATCCTCAAGATCGACGACACGCCGATGGAGGGTCTGTCGATGACGGAATCCGTCAAGCTGATGCGTGGCGAGGAAGGATCGACCATTCGCCTGCTGGTACTCTCGGAAGGCGCCGACATGCCCCGCGAGGTCGTGCTCAAGCGGGCCATCATCAAGAGCAGCAGTGTCAGTCAGCGCCTGCTGGAGCCGGGATATGGCTACCTGCGCGTCAGCCAGTTCCAGAGCGCGACGGGCGATGAGGCGAAACGCGCCCTTGCGGAGCTGCGCGAGGAAAGCGGCGATGTCGCGCTGAAGGGTCTGGTGCTGGATCTGCGCAACAACCCCGGGGGGCTGCTGTCAGCGGCCGTCGAGATAAGCGACCTCTTCCTCACGAGCGGCCGCATCGTCTATACCGAAGGGCGCCTGCCGGACAGCGAGCTGTCCTTCTCGGCCAGAGCCGAGACACCGGCCGGTGATACGCCGCTGGTGGTATTGATCAACGGCGGGACGGCCTCAGCTGCGGAAATCGTCTCAGGTGCCCTGCAGGACCAGCGCCGCGCCATCATCATGGGCACCGAGAGCTTCGGCAAGGGCTCGGTACAGAACGTGATGCCACTGGGCAACGGCGACGGCCTCAAGTTGACCACGGCACTCTACTTCACGCCCAACGGGCGCTCGATCCAGGCAGAGGGCATCCGCCCGGATGTCGAGGTGGTGCGCGGACGACTGGAGCGCGACACGCGGCGTGATTTCAGCGTACGCGAGGCGGATCTCGACGGACGTCTCGACAATGCCAATGGCGACTCATCGACGCCTTCCAGCAAGGCACCGGACAGCCCGGTGGTCGCCGAAAGTGATTACCAGCTGGGGGAAGCACTCAACCTGCTCAAGGGCATGAACGTGCTGGGTCGCAGCGCGGCTCTCAAGGCCACGCTTCCCGCCACCTCGGAGCAATAG
- the ubiH gene encoding 2-octaprenyl-6-methoxyphenyl hydroxylase, with amino-acid sequence MSEPAAASPVTSAPERFDVVIIGGGLVGASLACALAPLMNGQQEDGLRVAVVEANPLPPAEDTGRFQPSFDARASAIAAGSRQRFIAFGLWEAMREHATPIRTIHVSERGHLGATRMRAEELGVPALGHVIPNAWMGRVLHRRLAELPLTWYCPARVAQISVSAQGHRLLLEDGRLIEAGLTVLADGGRSGLKERLGIHSETHAYEQQALIATVEMSQPHAGVAYERFTSEGPMALLPLGGRRMELIWTRSPDETAALMDMPEPEFLKALQAAFGERAGRFRRVGQRHAYPLSLIRASEGTRPGLAVLGNAAHSLHPVAGQGFNLALRGVTDLVAAIAAGQARGDAAGDVSVLSDFESRRGADRDNVVLFSDGLIRLFGVESRWLGHARAAGLIGLNLVSPLKRLLARRSMGIER; translated from the coding sequence ATGAGTGAGCCAGCGGCAGCATCCCCGGTAACGTCTGCGCCGGAGCGATTCGATGTCGTCATCATCGGTGGTGGCCTGGTGGGCGCGAGCCTGGCCTGTGCCCTTGCACCCTTGATGAACGGGCAGCAGGAGGATGGGCTGCGCGTGGCGGTGGTCGAGGCCAATCCCTTGCCTCCCGCGGAGGATACCGGGCGTTTCCAGCCCAGTTTCGATGCGCGAGCCAGTGCCATCGCTGCCGGTTCACGCCAGCGCTTCATCGCCTTCGGGCTGTGGGAGGCGATGCGTGAGCACGCCACGCCGATTCGTACCATCCATGTCAGCGAGCGCGGCCATCTCGGGGCCACACGCATGCGGGCCGAGGAACTGGGGGTTCCCGCGCTGGGGCATGTGATCCCCAATGCCTGGATGGGGCGCGTGCTCCATCGGCGTCTGGCGGAACTGCCGCTGACCTGGTACTGCCCGGCACGCGTGGCGCAGATCAGCGTCAGTGCGCAGGGGCACCGCCTGCTGCTGGAGGATGGTCGCCTGATCGAGGCGGGACTGACCGTATTGGCAGATGGCGGGCGCTCGGGGCTCAAGGAGCGTCTCGGCATCCATAGCGAGACGCATGCCTACGAACAACAGGCGCTGATCGCCACCGTCGAGATGAGCCAGCCCCACGCGGGGGTGGCCTATGAGCGTTTCACCAGCGAAGGACCGATGGCGCTGCTGCCGCTGGGTGGCCGTCGAATGGAGTTGATCTGGACGCGTTCTCCTGACGAGACGGCTGCGCTGATGGACATGCCGGAGCCCGAGTTTCTCAAGGCGCTTCAGGCTGCCTTCGGCGAGCGGGCCGGCCGTTTCCGGCGGGTCGGGCAGCGCCATGCCTATCCCTTGTCGTTGATACGTGCCAGCGAGGGGACACGTCCCGGACTTGCGGTGCTCGGCAATGCCGCTCACTCGCTGCATCCGGTGGCAGGGCAGGGCTTCAATCTGGCGCTGCGCGGCGTGACGGATCTGGTGGCCGCCATCGCGGCGGGACAGGCACGTGGTGATGCCGCTGGCGATGTCAGCGTGCTGAGTGATTTCGAGTCGCGGCGCGGCGCGGACCGCGACAATGTCGTGCTGTTCAGTGATGGCTTGATCCGCCTGTTCGGCGTCGAGAGTCGTTGGCTGGGGCATGCTCGGGCGGCAGGGCTGATCGGCCTGAATCTGGTGTCACCGCTCAAGCGCCTGCTGGCAAGGCGCTCGATGGGCATTGAGCGCTAG
- the ilvA gene encoding threonine ammonia-lyase, biosynthetic — protein MLEHYVKKILSARVYEAAHETPLSSAPMLSRRFSNQIFIKREDLQPVYSFKIRGAYNKMAQLSDEQKACGVIAASAGNHAQGLAMAAKLMGVKAVIVMPRITPEIKVQAVRERGARVVLKGDAFPEALAHAQALMQEHGYTFIPPFDDPDVIAGQGTVGMEILRQHPGKIDAIFVPVGGGGLIAGVAAYVKYLRPDIRVIGVEAEDAACLKAAMEAGERVVLDQVGVFAEGVAVAQIGEAPFEIIRHTVDEVITVNTDEMCAAVKDIFEDTRAVSETSGALSLAGLKKYIQQTGAEGQTLVCINSGANTNFDRLQHIAERTELGEQREAILAVTLPERPGAYKQFCKVIGKRMVTEFNYRYANPEEAHVFVGVQVKPGGEDRAAVVEKLREAGYAVEDLTDNELAKLHTRHLVGGRTSSDLEEEVYRFEFPERPGALMNFLTHLPADWNISLFHYRNHGASHGRVLIGMQVPNGDRAEVEKYFAEIGYRFWKESDNPAYRLFLS, from the coding sequence ATGCTCGAACACTACGTCAAGAAAATCCTGTCGGCTCGTGTCTATGAAGCCGCCCATGAAACCCCGCTCTCGTCAGCCCCGATGCTGTCACGTCGTTTCAGCAACCAGATTTTCATCAAGCGGGAAGACCTGCAGCCCGTCTACTCCTTCAAGATTCGCGGCGCCTACAACAAGATGGCGCAGCTGAGCGATGAGCAGAAGGCCTGTGGCGTGATTGCCGCCTCGGCGGGCAACCATGCCCAGGGGCTGGCGATGGCAGCCAAGCTGATGGGCGTGAAGGCCGTCATCGTCATGCCGCGTATCACACCGGAGATCAAGGTGCAGGCGGTGCGTGAACGCGGCGCACGCGTGGTGCTCAAGGGCGATGCCTTTCCCGAGGCGCTCGCGCATGCCCAGGCATTGATGCAAGAACATGGCTACACCTTCATTCCGCCCTTCGATGACCCGGACGTGATCGCCGGGCAGGGGACGGTGGGCATGGAGATCCTGCGTCAGCACCCGGGCAAGATCGATGCGATCTTCGTGCCGGTGGGCGGCGGTGGCCTGATTGCCGGTGTCGCGGCCTACGTGAAGTATCTGCGTCCGGACATTCGTGTCATCGGTGTCGAGGCTGAGGATGCGGCCTGCCTCAAGGCGGCCATGGAGGCCGGCGAGCGTGTGGTGCTGGACCAGGTCGGCGTGTTCGCCGAGGGAGTGGCCGTGGCGCAGATCGGCGAGGCGCCGTTCGAGATCATCCGCCATACCGTCGATGAAGTGATCACCGTCAATACCGATGAGATGTGCGCGGCGGTCAAGGATATCTTCGAGGACACGCGCGCCGTGTCAGAGACCAGCGGCGCTCTGTCGCTGGCGGGCCTCAAGAAGTACATCCAGCAGACTGGCGCGGAAGGGCAGACGCTGGTCTGCATCAACTCCGGGGCCAATACCAACTTCGATCGCCTGCAGCACATCGCCGAGCGCACCGAGCTCGGCGAGCAGCGGGAAGCCATTCTGGCGGTCACCTTGCCGGAGCGCCCCGGGGCCTACAAGCAGTTCTGCAAGGTGATCGGCAAGCGCATGGTCACCGAGTTCAACTACCGCTATGCCAACCCGGAGGAGGCGCACGTCTTCGTCGGTGTTCAGGTCAAGCCGGGCGGGGAAGACCGCGCAGCGGTGGTCGAGAAGCTGCGTGAGGCGGGCTACGCGGTGGAGGATCTCACCGACAACGAGCTGGCCAAGCTGCACACGCGTCATCTGGTCGGGGGGCGCACCAGCAGCGACCTCGAGGAGGAGGTCTATCGCTTCGAGTTCCCGGAACGTCCTGGTGCCCTGATGAACTTCCTGACCCATCTGCCTGCGGACTGGAACATCTCGCTGTTCCACTATCGCAATCACGGCGCGTCCCATGGGCGAGTCCTGATCGGCATGCAGGTGCCCAATGGGGATCGCGCCGAGGTCGAGAAGTATTTCGCGGAGATCGGCTATCGCTTCTGGAAGGAAAGCGACAATCCGGCCTATCGCCTTTTCCTGTCATGA
- a CDS encoding UbiH/UbiF/VisC/COQ6 family ubiquinone biosynthesis hydroxylase, translating to MNEHRRLDAPHEVDVAIVGAGIVGATLALLLGQGGLRVLLIEGREGIVDWQPALAPEPRVSALTPVSRQLLSGLGVWKDIAQSRLMPYTGMQVWDAEGNGEIGFSAEQSGVSELGHIVENRVTQAALEQAISRCPSITRRYGVRVSGLGLPRTGSALVVSAYQLEGAEAASLTLSDGSSVAAGLVVAADGARSRLRELAGIETREHDTGQVALVTTVRTAHSHQGVARQRFLPSGPLAFLPLAVNSALAHPEGEASGAQRHCSIVWSTTPQEAERLLALPETDFCHELEAAFEGKLGTVEYSAERFSFPLHQRHAQDYVLPGLALVGDAAHAIHPLAGQGVNLGLMDVAVLAEELLDGHRRGVALGDERWLKRYRRRRRSDNAVMLKMMDGFRLLFGSRKPGVRLVRNLGLGWVDGSVELKRLLMRQAMGERGELPESCRPR from the coding sequence ATGAACGAGCATCGGAGATTGGATGCACCGCATGAGGTGGATGTCGCCATCGTGGGCGCCGGTATCGTCGGCGCCACGCTGGCGCTGCTGTTGGGGCAGGGCGGCCTGCGCGTCCTTCTGATCGAGGGTCGCGAGGGCATCGTCGACTGGCAGCCGGCGCTGGCACCGGAGCCGCGTGTCAGTGCGCTGACGCCGGTTTCGCGTCAATTGCTCAGCGGCCTGGGGGTCTGGAAGGACATCGCACAGAGTCGTCTGATGCCCTATACCGGCATGCAGGTCTGGGATGCCGAAGGCAATGGCGAGATAGGCTTCAGTGCCGAGCAAAGCGGCGTGTCGGAGCTTGGGCACATCGTCGAGAATCGGGTCACTCAGGCCGCGCTTGAGCAAGCGATTTCCCGGTGTCCCTCGATCACGCGCCGTTATGGTGTCCGGGTCAGCGGTCTGGGATTGCCCAGGACGGGGTCAGCCTTGGTGGTAAGTGCTTACCAACTTGAGGGGGCCGAGGCAGCAAGCCTGACACTGAGCGACGGTAGCAGTGTCGCGGCGGGGCTGGTGGTGGCGGCTGACGGGGCGCGTTCCCGTCTGCGTGAGCTGGCGGGCATCGAGACCCGTGAGCACGATACCGGCCAGGTGGCGTTGGTCACCACGGTGCGCACGGCGCATTCGCATCAGGGCGTCGCCCGCCAGCGCTTTCTGCCCTCCGGGCCGCTGGCCTTCCTGCCGCTGGCGGTCAATTCCGCCCTGGCACATCCCGAGGGCGAGGCATCCGGCGCCCAGCGCCATTGCTCCATCGTCTGGTCCACCACTCCGCAGGAAGCCGAGCGCCTGCTGGCATTGCCCGAGACGGACTTCTGTCATGAGCTCGAAGCAGCCTTCGAGGGAAAGCTCGGCACGGTGGAATACAGTGCCGAGCGCTTCAGCTTCCCGTTGCATCAACGTCATGCGCAGGATTATGTGCTGCCGGGGCTGGCGCTGGTGGGGGATGCCGCGCATGCCATTCACCCGCTGGCGGGGCAGGGGGTCAATCTTGGCCTGATGGATGTCGCCGTGCTGGCGGAAGAACTGCTGGATGGGCACCGCCGCGGCGTCGCACTGGGCGATGAGCGCTGGTTGAAGCGCTATCGTCGACGCCGGCGCAGCGACAATGCCGTGATGCTGAAGATGATGGATGGCTTCCGCCTGCTGTTCGGCAGCCGAAAGCCGGGGGTACGCCTGGTGCGTAACCTGGGACTTGGCTGGGTGGATGGCAGCGTCGAGCTCAAGCGCCTGCTGATGCGCCAGGCGATGGGGGAGCGTGGGGAGTTGCCGGAGAGCTGCCGACCACGCTGA
- the rpiA gene encoding ribose-5-phosphate isomerase RpiA, with translation MTQDELKQAVARAALDEIRPLLNRDTIIGVGTGSTANLFIDALAEVRHDFAGAVASSEATAQRLKGHGIDVYELNHVGTVPVYVDGADEIDPRLAMIKGGGAALTREKIVAACAERFVCIADGSKQVDILGGFPLPVEVIPMARSYVARELVKLGADPVYREGVLTDNGNRILDCYNFLIEDPITMEARINAIVGVVTNGLFAARGADVLLVGRETGVERITA, from the coding sequence ATGACCCAGGATGAGCTGAAGCAAGCCGTGGCCCGCGCTGCCCTTGATGAGATCCGCCCGCTGCTGAACCGCGACACCATCATCGGCGTCGGCACCGGCTCCACCGCCAACCTGTTCATCGATGCTCTGGCGGAGGTTCGCCACGACTTTGCCGGCGCCGTCGCCAGCTCCGAAGCCACTGCCCAGCGCCTCAAGGGCCACGGCATCGACGTCTACGAGCTCAACCATGTGGGCACCGTGCCGGTGTACGTGGATGGTGCCGACGAGATCGATCCGCGTCTGGCGATGATCAAGGGCGGTGGTGCGGCGCTGACCCGCGAGAAGATCGTCGCGGCCTGCGCTGAGCGTTTCGTGTGCATCGCCGATGGCTCGAAGCAGGTCGACATCCTCGGTGGCTTCCCGCTGCCGGTGGAAGTCATTCCGATGGCACGTTCCTACGTCGCGCGCGAACTGGTCAAGCTGGGCGCGGACCCGGTCTATCGTGAAGGCGTTCTGACGGACAACGGCAACCGCATCCTCGATTGCTACAACTTCCTGATCGAAGACCCGATCACCATGGAAGCCCGCATCAATGCCATCGTCGGCGTCGTCACCAATGGTCTGTTCGCCGCCCGTGGCGCCGATGTACTGCTGGTCGGTCGCGAGACAGGTGTCGAGCGCATCACTGCCTGA
- a CDS encoding UPF0149 family protein produces the protein MAIINDTFDFSLVADQFLVHGSLNNPSFLDGQLVAALAMDDISAEDWLSRVCAALGVEQPATREAGEVFLSWRTRNQERLAASEMSFEPLLPDDMFSLAERGQSLREWTLGFQEELAGVDGEVRKGWSQALRDALSDVEAISSGLANAEDLDDDNAEDEADLFALADHVRMAALLLYTEQHPGNPDVEKPSDDQLPEGGLEGSLGVSSRNDTH, from the coding sequence ATGGCCATCATCAACGATACCTTCGACTTCTCTCTCGTCGCGGACCAGTTCCTGGTTCACGGCAGCCTGAACAACCCTTCCTTCCTTGATGGACAGCTGGTCGCTGCCCTGGCGATGGATGACATCAGCGCGGAAGACTGGTTGAGCCGCGTCTGTGCCGCATTGGGAGTGGAGCAACCGGCCACCCGTGAAGCGGGCGAGGTGTTCCTCAGCTGGCGCACGCGCAACCAGGAGCGCCTGGCGGCCAGCGAGATGAGCTTCGAGCCGCTGTTGCCGGACGACATGTTCTCCCTGGCCGAGCGTGGCCAGAGCCTGCGTGAGTGGACGCTGGGCTTCCAGGAAGAGCTGGCAGGCGTCGATGGCGAGGTCCGCAAGGGCTGGAGCCAGGCATTGCGTGATGCGCTGAGCGATGTCGAGGCCATCTCGAGCGGCCTGGCCAACGCCGAGGACCTGGATGACGACAATGCCGAGGACGAGGCGGATCTGTTCGCGCTGGCCGACCACGTGCGCATGGCGGCCCTGCTGCTGTATACCGAGCAGCACCCGGGCAACCCGGACGTCGAGAAGCCCAGTGACGATCAGTTGCCGGAAGGCGGACTTGAAGGCAGTCTCGGGGTCAGCTCGCGCAACGACACTCACTGA